A single window of Nicotiana sylvestris chromosome 3, ASM39365v2, whole genome shotgun sequence DNA harbors:
- the LOC104240681 gene encoding uncharacterized protein encodes MLQYPSFMLQYPCSTRIIPTSFLLPAQWPQPQSDELLLAMEESDFEEKCNEIRKMNSNLVVIGKTNIDNDKEDFDNEADDDDADNGEESEGDDFEQETG; translated from the exons ATGTTGCAGTATCCATCGTTCATGTTACAGTATCCTTGTTCTACTCGGATCATTCCGACATCGTTTTTGCTACCAGCGCAGTGGCCCCAGCCTCAGAGCGACGAGCTCCTCCTTGCTATGGAGGAATCTGATTTTGAAGAAAAG TGTAATGAAATCAGAAAGATGAACAGCAACTTAGTCGTAATTGGGAAGACTAACATAGATAATGATAAAGAAGACTTTGACAATGAAGCAGACGATGATGATGCAGACAATGGTGAAGAGTCAGAAGGTGATGACTTTGAGCAGGAAACTGGTTGA
- the LOC104240682 gene encoding RAF-like serine/threonine-protein kinase PRAF → MNSMKSTHAIKFLYSYGGRILPRPSDGKLRYVGGFTRVLSVDRSISFAELMVKFGELCGSSMNLKCKLPSEDLDVLVSITCDEDLMNVIQEYERVSALTNQEMKIRAVLFPLNSAKKVSPPSSPMSCFDFPASKLKQEKVSRFYSPPSYAAAAAAARYYSPALGYPVGGRKDGGKFYYTCCERGSPRHRYFVAHRNHSQ, encoded by the exons ATGAACTCTATGAAGTCGACGCACGCAATCAAATTTCTGTATAGTTACGGCGGAAGAATCCTCCCCCGTCCCTCCGACGGCAAGCTCCGTTACGTCGGTGGTTTTACCAGAGTTCTCTCCGTCGATCGCTCTATTTCCTTTGCAG AGTTGATGGTAAAGTTTGGAGAACTGTGTGGATCGTCAATGAATTTGAAGTGTAAGTTGCCGAGCGAGGATTTGGATGTTTTGGTAAGCATTACATGTGATGAGGACCTGATGAATGTGATTCAAGAGTACGAGCGAGTTTCGGCGTTGACGAATCAGGAGATGAAGATTAGAGCTGTTCTATTTCCACTCAACTCGGCGAAAAAAGTCTCTCCTCCTTCATCGCCTATGTCGTGCTTTGACTTTCCAGCATCGAAATTGAAACAGGAAAAGGTCAGCCGCTTCTATTCGCCTCCGTCGTATGCGGCGGCAGCAGCAGCAGCTAGGTATTACTCTCCAGCTTTGGGATATCCAGTCGGCGGAAGGAAAGACGGCGGGAAGTTTTACTACACTTGCTGTGAACGTGGAAGCCCTAGGCATCGTTACTTTGTTGCTCATAGAAACCATAGCCAATAG